The nucleotide sequence TTTCTGTATCTGTCAATACCGATCCAATACTGTTGTTGAATTAATAATAAACTGCATACCTTCCACCTTATACCTTCCTTACACCACGTGGAAGAGACtgaggctgaatctcatttcaaCGGTATCCATATACATTgcgcaacaggcaacaatggatGCCAGATCAACCAGAGATAGGTatcctttattattagactcacggtccataaaacaacataaaagatacagatacacaagacagacaccaattaaaCAAGACAGCTATAATCCCATAAGGGGAACGGGTATCACAAAGAACTGAACCTCGGGTCAATcagatgtgaaatgacagaggAACAAGAAGAATTCAGCCGACCAATACATTTCTACATCAGATTCCTCAGTAAAGCAGAGAATGTAATAACTAtgtaataactcctgctttACAGAACAGTTCACTTGCACTACACCACCTAGGTNNNNNNNNNNGAATGCGCAAACAGTCATTATAAGCAACCTGCAGCTTATTGAAGTGGGCCTTTTTGAACTTGACCCACAAGGGGGGCAGTGTAAAAACCAGTACAATGGGGGTGggggcctctagctcacccagtaggaaCGTGCGCCCCATGtcggctgagtcctgcagcggttcaaatccgacctgcagccctttgctgcgtgtcaNNNNNNNNNNccccatctctctcccacctttcctgtctatccactgtcattctgaaataaagggaaaaagcccccaaaaaataatcttaaaaaaagcagTACAATATGCTTTAAAGAGGTTTATCTTGACATTTTAGCTTGcagagagacccataaatgtATTTTCGACTTAAATAATTGAAAACGGGATTCAGCTTTAAGGTCTTAAGGCACCAGACTTTCTTAACTAAGACACAATAACATAGATGTTAATGTGTTAATTCTGCATGGTGCTTTTGGATGTGCTTGATTAAATTGGGAGTATTGTACTTTGCTGTTTTACTTCGGCTACTTTTATCAAAGTTGCTGCCAATATCTGAtcttaatatatttattatattatttatcagaactttaagatattttgatgttctgttctgacaataaaactaaatattatcttattattttagtgagaactcataaaNNNNNNNNNNtaactaatgttagggaaatctggtcatgtttagttaaaacaaatatatcggcatatcagatttttaaataactaaataattgtatcggccttaaaaatcctttatcggtcgggctctacaaGTAACTGTGCGGACAATTTGTCTCCAATttgagaaacaaagaaaaactgtgaacattgttttgtttttttccacattttataaGAAACtgatctctgtctgtctgtctgttgttgttgtagagTAAGAATCAGCCGCAGTGCAGAGGAGAGTACAATGTTTACAGCACCTTCCAGAGCCACGAGCCCGAGTTTGACTACCTGAAAAGCCTTGAGATCGAGGAGAAGATCAACAAGATCCGATGGCTGCCCCAGAAAAACGCTGCCCAGTTCCTTCTGTCCACAAACGGTTAGTCAGCCAGTTGGTTCTACTCTGACGGGATGAGTTGGTAATATTTAGTCACTTTACACTGAAACCTTCTGCATCTGTCCTCTGGAGACCGTCACCATTACACACAGtcagagcaggtctagaccaggactctgggatgttatttatctcccaggtctttccataaagaccaggtctagaccaggactctgggatgttattatctcccaggtctttccataaagagcaggtctagaccaggactctgggatgtatatctcccaggtctttcataaagagcaggtctgacAGGACTGGGatgtatttatctcccaggttttccataaagagcaggtctagaccggactctgggatgttatttatctcccaggttttccataaagagcaggtctagaccgctctggatgtatttatctcccaggtctttccataaagagcaggtctagaccggactctgggatgttatttatctcccaggtctttccataaagagcaggtctagaccaggaatCTGGGAGTTATGTATCTCCCAGGtatttccataaagagcaggtctagaccaggactctgggatgttattcaTCTCccaggtcagagagagagagagagacatggagattGTAGCGGAGGGTGTCaggcaggaacatggaggcagcaggtgactccaaccacagatccagactccatatatgtattatataaatgtgtatatgtgtttgttgtgttaaggttgtcttgctactggatgcctacaatttccttcaggatgaataaattatctatctgtctatctgtctgtctatctgtctatctgtctgtctctctgtctacccCTCTATCTATATGAATGTTGTTTCTTTTGTAATTGAAGATGAGTTTTTCGTGATCTCTGCTCCTTGTCGTTGGCAGACAAAACCATAAAGCTGTGGAAAATCAGTGAGCGGGACAAGAGACCAGAAGGCTACAatctgaaggaggaagacgggCGATACCGAGATCTCAACACGGTCACAACACTACGGGTCTGTATGAAAGGAAATGCTTCATCACTGTCCCAGTAATGTTCTTCTTTAGATTATTatttggggcttttccgcctttaataggacagctaggtgagaaagggaaggagggggcgggggggttgaGATGCAGGAAATCttcacaggtcggattcaaaccctggatcTCTGCGTCCAGGAATAAACCTCCtcgtatatgtgcgcctgctctaccactgatccaaccCGGCCACACCCTAATAATGTcaaccatgtactgtatgcattgTTAGTTATGCTTTCATTCGCtgtgttttattactttttacagtattttatagaTATTGACAAGTCTGAAAGGTCCTTTCCGCTGCAGTTTGACTCCACATGTTCCTCCCTTGTCATCATGTGCATCCTTCAGTTTGGGACACACCAATCTATACTTATTGAATACTTTCTAAATATAGACTCAGTTTACCGGACTAGCCCGTTACACTGAGGCTggacccttttttccttttgtttaaaGGACAGTTAACTCTTTCCCTTAGTCACTGACTACATTTAAATGCACATAATCTTCCAGTTTTTGCTCTCATTCTGAATTAGACAGTATTCTGACTAAGCCGTTTACACGACTATTGAAAGTAAATtttccactaatattcctgtaaaaatccctgactgagacagatagatggatggatagatagatagatagatagatagatagatagatagatagatagatagatagatagatagatacataggtGGATAgataggtggatggatggacggatacATAGATGGGTaggtggatggatagatagatagatagatagatggatggatggatggatggatggatacgtagatagataggtaggtaggtaggtaggtaggtggatagatagatactttattcatccctaaggaaattttaggcatccagtagcaagacaaccttaacacaacaaacacatatacacacatacataagaataaaaataaaataaacctctTTTCTACTCTAGCGGTCTCCATTTTTTAAGCCAGGGACACCTTAGTTAACAAGAGATGGTGCGGGgacccctactacatatattgtataaactTTTGTTGCATTAAACTGGGTCggatgaaagaaaataaagagataattctttattatttatacttttattaatacgctttaatgttaaacatacatgtggaaggCAGAGTGAATCAGgccccccctgcagtaactctgaggacccccttgGGGTCGCGGACCACATGTTGAAGATCTCCGTTCTACTTCACACTGGCttcttgctttgtgtgtgtatgtgttgatgTCTTTGTCTGATTGTTGGTCAGCTATGTTTCTAATGTATATTTAACTTAACTTTTCTCATATTTAACTTTTAATAGTAGTACCTTTACCCaatgtataatatattgtaATTATTATGTCATGTAAATacgtaattttacttttttagcgTGACTTCGATCTGTCTAGGGACTGCAGATGAACAATAGCCTTCTGGCTAATTCCATTAATGTCCATTAATATGCACCGTCCttgtattaaataaatgaatgtgtaGAATGTGTAGAATATAGCTTGTTTTGCTCCTGTTTTgggaaaacaaaagcaaatgtcatttaaaaagtaGAAGACACTTTAGATGTTTAGGGTCTTGCAggtgaaaaatagccttttggcgtATTAACAGATATGTCCATTAATATGCACCGTCCctgtattaaataaacaaatagataCAGAATGTATAGAGTACAGCTTGTTTTGTTCCTGTttggggaaaacaaaaatgtcacttAAAAAGTAGAAGACACTTCAGATTTTCCCTGTAAtgacagtgccccccccccaggtacCAGTATTCAGGCCCATGGACCTGATGGTGGAAGCGAGCCCTAGACGAGTGTTTGCGAACGCTCACACCTACCACGTCAACTCCATCTCCGTCAACAGCGACTGCGAGACGTACCTGTCGGCAGACGACCTGCGCATCAACCTGTGGAACCTGGAGATCACCGACCGCAGCTTCAGTATCCTTTCCTCCTTAAATCCTTAAACTCCTTAAACTCCTtaaatcagtggttcccaaacattttcagctcaagacccaaaagagaaatttggtgtctccccgggacccaaatttacaaaagcacaccatgaatcatggtaacatctacatttttaaactgtggacaaaagacggaacaacccatgaatttaaatgtatatgaagtgtATTTATTCCGTTATAATGATGGCGTCAGCGCTGCTCGGTTCCCTtttgaattattaaaaatgacCACTCTCACTTGTTCCCATTACCATCAgcgctgaacagaccagtgtgGCAGAAACAACactcattcacataagattgaaAAGCATTGTACttagtttgggaaacattgcctTAAATCCTTAAATCCATGAATCAATGCAGCTATCATCTTCTgtaggttgggggggggggggcgatcgATACAGCGTAGTATcacgatattttcagtggcaatactacAGAAGCCAAGTATCCATATATATTCTAACAATAATAAACAGGAAGAAACCACAGTTTTCAAATGacttttaaaacatgtattttaggGGTGGTGGGGGAAAAATCGATACAGTATCGTATCTGTAATTTTACAGATTTTAATtattggatcaataaatatctatcgcGATATTgtcagtgacaatacaatatttttgttcttgtattttattctagTATTTCATGTGTactgtatcctagtatttcatttatatttatattctgtgctgtgtgactgattttgctgctggaacactataatttcccattttattgggatctttcaatatctgtctgtctatcctattatttcatgtatattgtatgtatgtataatgtatcctagtatttcattatatttatattctgtgctgtgtgaccgattttgctgctgtttgttttgtaacgcgtttctggattttttatctatctatctatccatctatccatctatctatctatctatctatctatctatctatctgtctatctgtctatctatctatctatctatctaatctatctaatctatccaTCTATCGGCCAATACATGAGCATATCGGATTGTTAAATAGCCAAATGTTTGTATCAGTATCGGCCCTAAAGCTCCTtgatcggtcgggctctagcgTCTGCAGTATTCCTGATACCGTGGCGGGCCGCCACTACAAAATCaacacagaggaaacactgtatTCCCCTTTCTTTAAGTTGTGGAAACGTCTGTTTTGCCCGTGGACCTTAACCCCCCGTCCTCCAGATATCGTTGACATCAAGCCAGCCAACATGGAGGAGCTGACGGAGGTGATCACGGCGGTGGAGTTCCACCCCAACCAGTGCAACACCTTTGTCTACAGCAGCAGCAAGGGCACCATCCGCCTGTGTGACATGAGGGCGTCGGCGCTGTGCGACAAGCACGCCAAACGTAAGCCACCATATTAAAAACTCTAGGTTGTCTTCTCAGTTTAACCCCGTGTTGTCTCCaccttcgggaccctctcgtgtccctcggggacaaactgacccgggacttatttgctTGCTacacatagatatatatatatatatatatataaatacactcCCAGAGACCTTaagggccccacaaactgtggagattTTTAAGAAGGGCATTcctatttcaaaaggccttttaacagtcattgttttaaatttagtcttatggttttgattttgttatattctggaaactgtttttaactacttgctactgtagcactttgagatttcatttgaaatgtaaagggcatcataaataaattgtattattattagatatCGTAGCATTTCATCAGCTATAGAAAGTAACCACTCCGTACTTTAATACAACTTTAAGCTACTTTTAATGGAGTATTTTCATTCTCTCTTACTTGCATACAGAATTGGACGTTTTAATTCTGTTTTCAtagcacactattaaaaatggaagtgaggtttgttgtttgtcataaggttataattcatgttaaaaatccactatagaaacaacataagtgtcatttccagaataatgttctgagtcaggaatacatgttaatcacaggaaataaggaaaggacgttgatttcaggtagaaaaaatgtaacttgtaccattttacttgtaataattagaaatgggtcaatttgacttgAAAACCATACaacagctatttttttttttttttttcccagagttTGAAGAGCCAGAGGATCCAAACAACCGTTCGTTCTTCTCTGAAATCATTTCCTCCATCTCTGATGTAAAGTTCAGCCACAGCGGACGCTACATGATGACCCGCGACTACCTGTCCGTCAAGATCTGGGATCTCAACATGGAGTCCCGGCCAGTAGAGACGTATCAGGTGGGGGGGGTAGCGACACATCTAGATCCATACGTAAATAttaggggtgtgaatcttcGGTTTGATTGCaatatcacgattatttaatagagcccaaccgatatttgcgggccgatattaggcatttcccgatctatcggtatctgcatttaaaaaggctgattcaaaaaataataacaaaaaatattcattcatcagaatcattcatAACTACAAATacatgattctgataaattagtattttaaaaataaaaacggacggtcaaccatgttattagtgatggcgttgcatagtctgtccaccagaggacgctctacaacgtccctgttagtgatggtgttgcatagtctgtccaccagaggacgctctacaacgtccctgttagtgatggtgtttcatagtctgtccaccagaggacgctctacaacgtccctgttagtgatggcgttacgtagtctgtccaccagaggacgctctacaacgtccctgttagtgatggttgcgtagtctgtccaccagaggacgctctacacgtccctgttagtgatggcgttgcatagtctgtccaccagaggacgctctacaacgtccctgttagtgatggcgttgcatagtcgtccaccagaggacgctctacaacgtccctgttagtgatggcgtgcatagtggtccaccagaggacgctctacaacgtccctgttagtgatggtgttgcatagtctgtccaccgaggacactctacaacgccCCGTCagtgatgggttgcatagtctgtccaccagaggacgctctacaacatgcctgttagtgatggtgt is from Etheostoma spectabile isolate EspeVRDwgs_2016 unplaced genomic scaffold, UIUC_Espe_1.0 scaffold498, whole genome shotgun sequence and encodes:
- the LOC116686804 gene encoding serine/threonine-protein phosphatase 2A 55 kDa regulatory subunit B alpha isoform → MAGAGGGASDVQWCFSQVKGAIDDDVAEADIISTVEFNHSGELLATGDKGGRVVIFQQEPESKNQPQCRGEYNVYSTFQSHEPEFDYLKSLEIEEKINKIRWLPQKNAAQFLLSTNDKTIKLWKISERDKRPEGYNLKEEDGRYRDLNTVTTLRVPVFRPMDLMVEASPRRVFANAHTYHVNSISVNSDCETYLSADDLRINLWNLEITDRSFNIVDIKPANMEELTEVITAVEFHPNQCNTFVYSSSKGTIRLCDMRASALCDKHAKQFEEPEDPNNRSFFSEIISSISDVKFSHSGRYMMTRDYLSVKIWDLNMESRPVETYQVHEYLRSKLCSLYENDCIFDKFECCWNGNDSVVMTGSYNNFFRMFDRGYRQDVTLEASRENSKPRSVLKPRKVSTGGKRKKDEISVDSLDFNKKILHTAWHPQDNIIAVATTNNLYIFQEKLN